Proteins from a genomic interval of Microbacterium phyllosphaerae:
- a CDS encoding DUF2469 family protein, whose protein sequence is MDEEAFDDYDRELELALFREYRDVVAQFQYVVETERRFYLANEVNVVRRDTEHDFYFEISMTDVWVWDIYRADRFVKAVRVLTFKDVNVEELQRREFELPQELSLDGE, encoded by the coding sequence ATGGATGAGGAAGCCTTCGACGACTACGACCGCGAGCTCGAGCTCGCGTTGTTCCGCGAGTACCGCGACGTCGTCGCTCAGTTCCAGTACGTGGTCGAGACGGAACGACGGTTCTACCTGGCCAACGAGGTCAACGTCGTGCGTCGCGACACCGAGCACGACTTCTACTTCGAGATCTCGATGACGGACGTGTGGGTGTGGGACATCTACCGCGCCGACCGCTTCGTGAAGGCCGTGCGCGTGCTCACCTTCAAGGACGTCAACGTCGAAGAGCTCCAGCGCCGAGAGTTCGAGCTGCCACAGGAGCTGTCGCTCGACGGAGAGTGA
- a CDS encoding YraN family protein, whose translation MAAKDDLGRAGEEQAVRYLTNLGYAVLDRNWRCTQGEIDIVAAHGSHIAVIEVKTRRSESYGHPFEAVDTRKLRRLWQLAHAWAADHPQLMRGMTIRIDAVGIIGPDPAKGTLEHLVGLS comes from the coding sequence ATGGCAGCGAAAGACGATCTCGGCAGAGCCGGTGAAGAGCAGGCGGTTCGGTACCTGACGAACCTCGGGTATGCAGTTCTCGACCGCAACTGGCGGTGCACTCAGGGCGAGATCGACATCGTCGCGGCTCACGGATCGCACATCGCGGTGATCGAGGTGAAGACCCGACGGAGCGAGTCCTACGGGCACCCGTTCGAAGCTGTGGATACCCGCAAGCTGCGCCGCCTGTGGCAGCTTGCCCACGCATGGGCCGCCGATCACCCTCAGCTCATGCGCGGGATGACGATCCGGATCGATGCGGTCGGGATCATCGGTCCGGACCCGGCGAAGGGCACGCTCGAGCATCTGGTGGGGCTGTCGTGA
- a CDS encoding YifB family Mg chelatase-like AAA ATPase, translating to MTTARTWAVALTGVDGHLVEVEADLSNQTPDFKIIGLPDKSLAEAVQRVHNACKNSSLDLPRRRLTVNLSPASLPKQGSGFDLSIAVASLAAGGALSQRSVARTVHLGELGLDGRLRPVPGVLPAVFAAARAGFETVIVPSGNEAEARLVPDIEVRPAATLSQVAVWHGADVEVMESDPVMLAGPLSEPIDELDLADVAGQEDAVEALIVAAAGGHHLLLSGPPGAGKTMLARRLPGILPRLTEDEALEVASIRSLAGEAVRRLDSTPPLESPHHSASVAALVGGGSRVVRPGAISRAHRGVLFLDEAAEFSRVALDALRQPLESGSIEVIRSGLTALFPARFQLIMAMNPCPCGNYGARGSECVCPSIAIRRYATRLSGPLRDRVDIELHVARVSAVRAMSADRSAMTSERARARVVEARERACARWQGTPWRRNAEVPGARLRQPDLRVAADARAPLDRALERGALTLRGYDRVLRLAWTMADLGGADRPGRDEVGRALFLKRGYTS from the coding sequence GTGACGACGGCGCGCACGTGGGCGGTCGCGCTGACCGGCGTCGACGGACACCTGGTCGAGGTCGAGGCCGACCTGTCGAACCAGACTCCCGACTTCAAGATCATCGGGTTGCCCGACAAGTCGCTGGCAGAAGCCGTTCAGCGGGTGCACAACGCCTGCAAGAACAGTTCGCTCGATCTCCCGCGTCGCCGTCTCACTGTCAACCTCTCACCGGCGAGCCTCCCCAAGCAGGGCTCCGGATTCGATCTGAGCATCGCCGTGGCGTCGCTGGCCGCCGGAGGCGCACTCTCGCAGCGCTCGGTCGCGCGCACCGTGCACCTCGGCGAACTGGGGCTCGACGGAAGGCTCCGTCCCGTTCCTGGAGTCCTGCCGGCCGTGTTCGCGGCGGCACGGGCGGGATTCGAGACCGTGATCGTTCCCTCGGGCAACGAAGCCGAGGCCCGGCTCGTCCCCGACATCGAGGTGCGCCCGGCCGCGACGCTCTCTCAGGTGGCTGTCTGGCACGGCGCTGACGTCGAAGTGATGGAGTCGGACCCTGTCATGCTGGCCGGTCCGCTGTCTGAGCCGATCGACGAGCTGGACCTCGCCGACGTCGCGGGCCAGGAGGACGCGGTCGAGGCATTGATCGTCGCGGCTGCCGGCGGCCACCACCTTCTCCTCAGCGGTCCGCCGGGAGCAGGCAAGACGATGCTCGCGCGGCGCCTGCCCGGCATCCTGCCGCGCCTCACCGAGGATGAGGCGCTGGAGGTCGCGTCGATCCGTTCCCTCGCCGGTGAGGCGGTGCGACGCCTCGATTCGACGCCGCCGCTCGAATCGCCGCACCACAGTGCGTCGGTCGCGGCGCTCGTCGGTGGGGGATCACGGGTGGTCCGTCCCGGAGCCATCTCACGGGCGCACCGCGGTGTGCTGTTTCTCGACGAGGCCGCGGAGTTCTCGCGCGTCGCGCTGGACGCCCTGCGGCAGCCGCTCGAATCGGGATCGATCGAGGTGATCCGCTCCGGCCTCACCGCTCTGTTCCCCGCCAGATTCCAGCTCATCATGGCGATGAATCCCTGCCCGTGCGGCAACTACGGAGCGCGGGGCTCGGAGTGCGTGTGCCCGTCGATCGCGATCCGTCGGTACGCGACGCGGCTCTCCGGTCCGCTGCGCGACAGGGTCGACATCGAACTGCACGTCGCTCGGGTCTCCGCAGTACGTGCGATGAGCGCGGATCGTTCCGCGATGACGAGTGAGCGCGCCCGCGCTCGCGTGGTCGAGGCTCGAGAGCGCGCGTGCGCCCGCTGGCAGGGCACGCCATGGCGGCGGAACGCCGAGGTCCCGGGTGCGCGACTGCGCCAGCCCGACCTGCGGGTGGCCGCGGACGCGCGAGCGCCCCTCGACCGCGCCCTCGAACGCGGTGCGCTCACGCTTCGCGGCTACGACCGGGTGCTGAGGCTGGCCTGGACCATGGCGGATCTGGGAGGGGCTGACCGGCCCGGGCGCGACGAGGTCGGTCGCGCGCTGTTTCTGAAGAGGGGATACACGTCATGA
- the dprA gene encoding DNA-processing protein DprA, with translation MIESLVEDPEVRIALERLRAHGDPEEALARVAWSVLAEPGDGVAGALIAEMGARDALDLAVGAGSRVRPGTRGRTLLEGQARWKPRADPRAVADAMSGAGDVDARLILPGDPMWPVTLDDLGVHAPTVLWVRGDPEILCAEPRVAIVGARAASAYGEMLAGDFAGELAAGGAVVVSGGAYGIDGAAHRAALGVEGRTVAFLAGGVDRAYPQGHQQLLRRIVETGAVVSEVPCGTAPTKWRFLSRNRLIAAVSHATVVVEAGWRSGSLNTAGHAAALGRPLGAVPGPVTSAASAGCHRLLREYDARCVTTPAEIRELWGGRTDAPEVAMRSDPDQVRLLDAITGRSALTVREICRRSGVAPEKVSAMLGVLELDGMVKRVEGGWQRAGGVGRRG, from the coding sequence ATGATCGAATCGCTCGTGGAGGATCCCGAGGTGCGAATCGCGCTCGAGCGGCTCCGAGCTCACGGTGATCCCGAAGAGGCGCTCGCACGGGTCGCCTGGTCGGTTCTCGCCGAGCCGGGTGACGGCGTCGCCGGGGCATTGATCGCGGAGATGGGCGCGCGGGACGCGCTGGACCTCGCGGTGGGAGCGGGAAGCCGGGTTCGGCCCGGGACCAGGGGGAGAACACTCCTGGAGGGGCAGGCGCGGTGGAAGCCACGTGCAGATCCGCGGGCGGTCGCGGATGCGATGAGCGGTGCGGGGGATGTCGATGCGCGTCTCATTCTCCCGGGCGACCCGATGTGGCCGGTCACGCTCGACGACCTCGGCGTGCATGCGCCGACCGTGCTGTGGGTGCGAGGCGATCCGGAGATCCTGTGCGCGGAGCCGCGGGTCGCCATTGTGGGCGCACGTGCGGCCAGCGCCTACGGCGAGATGCTCGCCGGCGATTTCGCGGGTGAGCTGGCAGCGGGCGGTGCGGTCGTCGTGTCGGGCGGTGCATACGGCATCGACGGTGCGGCTCACCGAGCAGCACTCGGGGTCGAGGGCAGGACGGTCGCGTTCCTGGCCGGCGGGGTGGATCGCGCCTATCCGCAGGGGCATCAGCAGCTCCTGCGCCGTATCGTCGAAACGGGCGCTGTGGTGAGTGAGGTGCCCTGCGGCACGGCGCCCACCAAGTGGCGCTTCCTGTCACGGAACAGGCTCATCGCGGCGGTGAGTCATGCGACCGTCGTCGTCGAGGCAGGGTGGCGCAGCGGTTCGCTGAACACCGCCGGTCACGCGGCAGCGCTGGGGCGCCCTCTCGGCGCGGTGCCGGGGCCGGTCACGTCAGCGGCATCCGCCGGATGTCATCGACTTCTGCGTGAGTACGACGCGCGGTGCGTGACGACCCCTGCGGAGATCCGGGAGCTCTGGGGAGGCCGGACGGATGCTCCCGAGGTGGCGATGCGATCCGACCCCGATCAGGTGCGCCTCCTCGATGCGATCACCGGCCGCTCGGCGCTGACTGTGCGCGAGATCTGTCGCCGTTCGGGGGTCGCTCCAGAGAAGGTGAGCGCGATGCTCGGTGTTCTCGAGCTGGACGGCATGGTCAAGCGCGTCGAGGGCGGCTGGCAGAGGGCAGGCGGAGTCGGGCGGCGCGGCTGA
- a CDS encoding tyrosine recombinase XerC — MEFAAAAQAFTDHLEKVRRLSPATVRAYRSDLRDLAQTVGELGVEEVSLETLRDWLWRATQRGDARSTLARRAAAARSFFSWAQEEEIIAHDPSLRLVAPKRGRTLPTIASQDAMTALLDAQRSAAATGEPDALRDHAVLELLYGAGIRVSELCGLDVDDLDLTRGTARVLGKGSKERVVPFGVPARDAVGAYLTRGRPVHMARGSRPSPALLLGARGGRIGPRAVYSLVARVLAPFVGADTVGPHALRHTAATHLLDGGADLRAVQEILGHASLGTTQIYTHVSAERLTATYRLAHPRA; from the coding sequence ATGGAGTTCGCGGCCGCGGCACAGGCCTTCACCGATCACCTCGAGAAGGTGCGGAGGCTGTCGCCGGCGACGGTTCGGGCCTATCGATCAGACCTACGCGATCTGGCGCAGACAGTCGGGGAGCTCGGTGTGGAAGAGGTGTCGCTCGAGACGCTACGCGATTGGCTCTGGCGGGCGACGCAGCGCGGTGACGCGCGCTCGACTCTCGCGAGGCGCGCTGCGGCGGCGCGCTCGTTCTTCAGCTGGGCTCAGGAAGAGGAGATCATCGCGCACGATCCGAGCCTGCGCCTCGTTGCGCCGAAGCGCGGACGTACGCTGCCGACGATCGCCTCTCAGGACGCGATGACGGCGCTCCTCGATGCACAGCGATCTGCCGCGGCGACGGGGGAGCCTGACGCACTGCGAGACCATGCCGTCCTCGAGTTGCTCTACGGGGCCGGCATCCGCGTCTCCGAGCTCTGCGGACTCGATGTCGATGATCTCGATCTCACCCGCGGAACAGCCCGCGTGCTCGGCAAGGGATCGAAAGAGCGGGTGGTCCCGTTCGGGGTGCCGGCGCGCGACGCCGTCGGCGCGTACCTCACCCGAGGTCGCCCCGTGCACATGGCCCGTGGGTCTCGTCCGTCTCCCGCGCTTCTCCTCGGCGCACGGGGAGGGAGGATCGGTCCCCGTGCCGTGTACTCCCTCGTCGCACGCGTGCTCGCACCGTTCGTCGGTGCCGACACCGTCGGTCCGCATGCCCTCAGGCACACGGCGGCTACCCACCTCCTCGACGGTGGAGCCGACCTGCGGGCGGTGCAGGAGATCCTGGGGCACGCGAGTCTCGGCACGACACAGATCTACACTCATGTCTCGGCTGAACGGCTGACTGCGACATACCGGCTGGCGCATCCACGGGCGTGA
- a CDS encoding murein hydrolase activator EnvC family protein, with protein sequence MHARPLPFLALLLLCALPIGPEIRADASAPAAAPPHTTIAATWVWPIDGARSVANPFRAPAHEYGSGHRGIDIVTSQGRAVRAPADGIVAFRGTVVDRPLLTIEHAGGYVSTFEPLTSDLSPGDVVSAGETIGTVAAGGHAESGTLHLGVRLGGEYINPMTLFGEVPRAVLLPCCDPL encoded by the coding sequence ATGCACGCGCGTCCTCTCCCCTTCCTCGCACTTCTGCTGCTCTGCGCACTGCCGATCGGACCCGAGATCCGGGCGGATGCGTCGGCCCCCGCCGCCGCACCTCCGCACACAACGATCGCGGCGACGTGGGTATGGCCGATCGACGGCGCGCGTTCGGTCGCCAATCCGTTTCGCGCACCCGCTCACGAGTACGGATCAGGGCACCGGGGCATCGACATCGTGACGAGCCAGGGGCGGGCCGTTCGCGCGCCTGCTGATGGCATCGTCGCGTTCCGGGGAACCGTCGTCGACCGACCGCTTCTCACGATCGAGCACGCCGGAGGATACGTGTCGACTTTCGAGCCGTTGACCTCGGACCTCTCCCCCGGAGACGTCGTGTCAGCGGGAGAGACGATCGGCACCGTGGCCGCCGGCGGGCACGCGGAGTCAGGGACCCTGCACCTCGGCGTACGTCTCGGCGGGGAGTACATCAACCCGATGACGCTGTTCGGAGAGGTGCCCCGGGCAGTGCTCCTCCCCTGCTGCGATCCATTGTGA
- the rpsB gene encoding 30S ribosomal protein S2 translates to MAVVTIRQLLDSGVHFGHQTRRWNPKVKRFILTERSGIHIIDLQQSLGYIDKAYDFVKETVAHGGTILFVGTKKQAQEILAEQATRVGQPFVNQRWLGGLLTNFQTISKRLARMKELEELDYETPANSGFTKKELLLKKRELDKLHKSLGGIRNLTKTPSAIWVVDAKREHLAIDEAKKLGIPVIGILDTNADPDDFQYPIPGNDDAIRSVSLLTRIIADAAAEGLQQKHNPETGDAEPLADWEKELLETPADAAAEAPAADAATEAPAEDAAAEDAAVEAPAADAEATEAPAAEAAEAPAEADAK, encoded by the coding sequence ATGGCTGTGGTCACCATCCGCCAGCTGCTCGACAGCGGCGTGCACTTCGGACACCAGACCCGTCGGTGGAACCCGAAGGTCAAGCGCTTCATCCTCACCGAGCGCAGCGGCATCCACATCATCGACCTCCAGCAGTCGCTCGGCTACATCGACAAGGCCTACGACTTCGTCAAGGAGACCGTCGCCCACGGCGGCACGATCCTCTTCGTCGGTACGAAGAAGCAGGCGCAGGAGATCCTCGCCGAGCAGGCGACCCGCGTGGGTCAGCCCTTCGTCAACCAGCGTTGGCTCGGTGGACTCCTCACCAACTTCCAGACGATCTCCAAGCGTCTCGCACGCATGAAGGAGCTCGAGGAGCTCGACTACGAGACCCCGGCGAACAGCGGTTTCACGAAGAAGGAGCTGCTGCTCAAGAAGCGCGAGCTCGACAAGCTGCACAAGTCGCTCGGTGGTATCCGCAACCTCACCAAGACGCCGTCCGCCATCTGGGTCGTGGACGCCAAGCGTGAGCACCTCGCCATCGACGAGGCCAAGAAGCTCGGCATCCCCGTGATCGGAATCCTCGACACGAACGCCGACCCGGACGACTTCCAGTACCCGATCCCCGGTAACGACGACGCGATCCGCTCGGTCTCGCTGCTCACCCGCATCATCGCGGACGCCGCAGCAGAGGGCCTCCAGCAGAAGCACAACCCCGAGACGGGCGACGCCGAGCCGCTGGCCGACTGGGAGAAGGAACTCCTCGAGACGCCGGCTGACGCCGCTGCCGAGGCTCCGGCCGCAGACGCTGCCACCGAGGCTCCGGCCGAGGATGCAGCTGCTGAGGACGCAGCCGTCGAGGCTCCGGCCGCAGACGCCGAGGCCACCGAGGCTCCCGCAGCAGAGGCCGCAGAGGCCCCCGCTGAGGCAGACGCCAAGTAA